One Paraburkholderia dioscoreae DNA segment encodes these proteins:
- the phoR gene encoding phosphate regulon sensor histidine kinase PhoR, whose product MNIIWARSIVSVVLLAVLCVVVGALVNVKTALVLAIIMLLAQSVFSTFHKQRLWRLLDAPVYGEVPSAPGIWGEIYYRLHKLAKRWHAQVRQVEQQHSRFIQAIQASPNGVAMLDDHDQIEWCNAISELHFGLDAKRDLRQHITHLVRQPDFVRYLNSHRYEEMLIMRGMGDKRQNVLSVQVFPYGENRKLVLSQDITELERTDAMRRDFVANVSHELKTPLTVLSGFLETMRELPLSEGERSRYLELMEQQASRMRHIVNDLLVLAKLEGDNKPPSDQMIDMRAVLRHLRDDAQSLSSDHHKIVFDVDEGLTVTGVETEILSAFGNLVTNAIRYTPDGGAIRVSWHAQGGNAVFSVTDSGLGIPTADIPRLTERFYRVDRSRSRDTGGTGLGLAIVKHVLQRHDAQLDVKSEEGRGSTFTVRFPVYRTARRQPAPV is encoded by the coding sequence ATGAACATCATCTGGGCGCGCTCCATCGTGTCGGTCGTGCTGCTGGCTGTTCTGTGCGTGGTGGTCGGCGCACTCGTGAACGTCAAGACAGCGCTCGTTCTTGCGATTATCATGCTGCTCGCGCAGAGCGTCTTCAGCACCTTCCATAAACAGCGTCTGTGGCGTTTGCTCGACGCGCCAGTCTACGGCGAAGTGCCGAGCGCTCCCGGCATCTGGGGCGAAATCTACTACCGTTTGCACAAGCTCGCGAAGCGCTGGCACGCCCAGGTGCGCCAGGTCGAGCAGCAGCATTCGCGTTTCATCCAGGCGATCCAGGCTTCGCCGAACGGCGTGGCGATGCTCGACGATCATGACCAGATCGAGTGGTGCAACGCCATCTCCGAACTCCATTTCGGGCTGGATGCGAAGCGCGATCTGCGCCAGCACATCACGCATCTGGTGCGTCAGCCCGATTTCGTCCGTTACCTGAATTCGCATCGGTACGAAGAGATGCTGATCATGCGCGGCATGGGCGACAAGCGTCAGAACGTGCTCTCGGTGCAGGTGTTTCCGTACGGCGAGAACCGCAAGCTGGTGCTTTCGCAAGACATCACCGAACTCGAGCGGACCGACGCGATGCGGCGCGACTTCGTCGCCAATGTTTCGCATGAGTTGAAGACGCCGCTCACCGTGCTCTCCGGTTTTCTGGAGACCATGCGCGAGTTGCCGCTGAGCGAGGGTGAACGTTCACGCTATCTCGAACTGATGGAGCAACAGGCTTCGCGCATGCGCCATATCGTCAACGATCTGCTGGTGCTCGCCAAACTCGAAGGCGACAACAAGCCGCCGAGCGATCAGATGATCGACATGCGCGCGGTGTTGCGGCATCTGCGCGACGACGCGCAGAGCCTGTCGAGCGATCATCACAAGATCGTATTCGATGTCGACGAAGGACTCACCGTCACGGGCGTTGAAACGGAAATTCTCAGTGCATTCGGCAATCTGGTCACGAATGCGATCCGCTATACACCGGACGGCGGTGCGATCCGGGTGTCGTGGCACGCACAAGGCGGCAATGCGGTGTTTTCCGTGACGGACAGTGGACTGGGGATTCCCACTGCGGACATTCCGCGGCTGACCGAGCGCTTCTATCGCGTCGATCGTAGCCGTTCACGCGACACCGGCGGCACGGGTCTCGGTCTTGCGATCGTCAAACATGTGCTGCAGCGTCACGACGCACAGCTCGACGTGAAGAGCGAAGAGGGACGCGGCAGCACGTTCACGGTGCGCTTTCCGGTGTATCGCACGGCGCGCCGGCAACCGGCGCCGGTTTGA
- the ppk1 gene encoding polyphosphate kinase 1: protein MSIRYPLLNRELGILGFNERVLAQAADPAVPLLERLRFICITSSNLDEFFEVRMAGLQEQMRDNPGALSPDGMSLQHVYDLVVERAQKLVHRQYTMLHDTVLTALEAEGIYFHGTEAWNEAQTEWARNYFFDELLPVLTPIGLDPAHPFPRVLNKSLNFVVELEGKDAFGRQAMMGIVQAPRALPRLVRMPQELSGYPHGFVLLSSLLQRFVGELFPNLVVRSCNQFRITRNSELFVDEDEITNLRVALQGELPARHLGNAVRLEVSAETPTHVVRRLLDESSLSDKDCYYADGPVNLVRLMQLPEMVDRPDLKFVPHIPAIPPQIANSASMFDVIDQGDVLLHHPYESFQPVLELLLQAAKDPNVVAIKQTIYRTGTDSPLMDALMQAARNGKEVTVVVELLARFDEETNINWASQLEAVGAHVVYGVVGHKCHAKMMLIVRRVSTGGKTTLKRYVHLGTGNYHPRTARLYTDFGLMTADQKICEDVHHVFQQLTGIGGELKLHELWQSPFTLHPKLVEAIRAEAEHARAGKKARIVAKMNALLEPTVIAELYEAAQAGVKIDLIVRGVCSLQPGVAGLSENITVRSIVGRFLEHHRIFYFYDDGREQVYLSSADWMDRNFFRRVEVAFPVNNRRLKRRVIAEGLSAFLGDNQSAWLMQSDGHYRRRRPGKSSRNAQMSLLGKFCS from the coding sequence ATGTCCATCCGCTACCCCTTATTGAATCGCGAGCTGGGCATTCTGGGTTTCAACGAGCGTGTGTTGGCACAAGCTGCCGACCCAGCCGTCCCTTTGCTCGAACGCCTGCGCTTCATCTGCATCACCAGTAGCAATCTCGACGAATTCTTCGAAGTCCGCATGGCCGGACTGCAGGAGCAGATGCGCGACAACCCCGGCGCGCTGTCGCCGGACGGCATGTCGCTGCAGCACGTGTACGACCTCGTGGTCGAACGCGCGCAGAAGCTCGTGCATCGTCAATACACCATGCTGCACGACACGGTGCTCACCGCGCTCGAAGCGGAAGGCATCTATTTTCACGGCACCGAAGCGTGGAACGAAGCGCAGACCGAATGGGCGCGCAACTACTTCTTCGACGAACTGTTGCCGGTGCTCACGCCGATCGGTCTCGATCCGGCGCATCCGTTTCCACGCGTGCTCAACAAGAGCCTGAACTTCGTGGTCGAACTGGAAGGCAAGGACGCGTTCGGCCGTCAGGCGATGATGGGCATCGTGCAGGCGCCGCGTGCGCTGCCGCGGCTCGTGCGCATGCCGCAAGAGCTATCCGGCTACCCGCATGGCTTCGTGCTGCTGAGTTCGCTGTTGCAACGCTTTGTCGGCGAACTGTTTCCGAATCTCGTCGTGCGCAGTTGCAATCAGTTTCGCATCACGCGCAACAGCGAACTGTTCGTCGACGAAGATGAAATCACCAACCTGCGGGTCGCGTTGCAGGGTGAGTTGCCGGCTCGGCATCTAGGCAACGCGGTGCGGCTCGAAGTGTCGGCGGAAACGCCCACACATGTGGTGCGGCGCCTGCTCGACGAAAGCAGCCTTTCCGACAAGGACTGCTATTACGCCGACGGCCCTGTCAATCTGGTGCGGCTGATGCAGTTGCCGGAGATGGTGGACCGCCCCGATCTGAAGTTCGTGCCGCACATTCCCGCCATTCCGCCGCAGATCGCCAACAGCGCCAGCATGTTCGACGTGATCGATCAGGGCGACGTGCTGCTGCATCATCCGTACGAGAGTTTTCAACCGGTGCTCGAACTGTTGCTGCAAGCCGCCAAAGATCCGAACGTGGTGGCCATCAAACAGACCATCTATCGCACCGGCACCGATTCGCCGCTGATGGACGCGCTGATGCAAGCCGCGCGCAACGGCAAGGAAGTCACGGTGGTGGTCGAACTGCTCGCGCGCTTCGACGAAGAAACCAACATCAACTGGGCCTCGCAGCTCGAAGCGGTCGGCGCGCACGTCGTGTACGGCGTAGTCGGCCACAAGTGCCACGCGAAGATGATGCTGATCGTGCGGCGCGTGTCGACCGGCGGCAAGACCACGCTCAAGCGTTACGTCCATCTCGGCACCGGCAACTATCATCCGCGTACGGCGCGTCTTTACACCGACTTCGGCCTGATGACCGCCGATCAGAAAATCTGCGAAGACGTGCATCACGTATTCCAGCAACTGACCGGCATTGGCGGCGAACTGAAGCTGCACGAGTTGTGGCAGTCGCCGTTCACGCTGCATCCCAAACTGGTCGAGGCGATTCGCGCCGAAGCCGAGCATGCGCGCGCCGGCAAGAAAGCGCGCATTGTCGCGAAGATGAACGCGCTGCTCGAACCCACGGTGATCGCCGAGTTGTATGAAGCCGCGCAGGCCGGCGTGAAAATCGATCTGATCGTGCGCGGCGTGTGTTCGTTGCAGCCGGGCGTGGCGGGCCTCTCGGAGAACATCACCGTGCGCTCGATCGTCGGGCGCTTTCTCGAACATCACCGCATCTTCTACTTCTACGACGACGGCCGGGAACAGGTGTATCTGTCGAGCGCCGACTGGATGGACCGCAATTTCTTCCGGCGCGTGGAAGTCGCGTTCCCGGTCAACAACCGGCGCCTCAAGCGGCGTGTGATCGCCGAAGGTCTGTCGGCATTTCTCGGTGACAATCAGTCCGCCTGGCTGATGCAAAGCGACGGCCATTACCGGCGCCGCCGACCGGGCAAGTCTTCGCGCAACGCGCAGATGAGTCTGCTGGGGAAATTCTGTTCGTGA
- the phoB gene encoding phosphate regulon transcriptional regulator PhoB, with amino-acid sequence MPSSILVIEDEPAISELISVNLQHAGHCPIRAYNAEQAQNLISDVLPDLVLLDWMLPGKSGIAFARDLRNNERTKHIPIIMLTARGDEQDKVLGLEIGADDYVTKPFSPKELMARIKAVLRRRAPQLTEDVVAINGLKLDPATHRVAAHAEGSEIKLDLGPTEFRLLHFFMTHPERVHSRTQLLDQVWGDHVFVEERTVDVHIKRLRAALKPAGCDAMIETVRGSGYRLAKSA; translated from the coding sequence ATGCCCAGCAGCATTCTCGTCATTGAAGATGAGCCCGCCATTTCCGAATTGATTTCGGTCAATCTTCAACACGCCGGACACTGCCCGATTCGCGCGTACAACGCGGAGCAGGCGCAGAACCTGATCAGCGACGTATTGCCCGACCTCGTCCTGCTCGACTGGATGCTGCCGGGAAAATCGGGCATTGCGTTCGCGCGTGATCTGCGCAACAACGAGCGCACGAAGCATATCCCCATCATCATGCTGACCGCGCGCGGCGACGAGCAGGATAAGGTGCTCGGCCTCGAAATCGGTGCCGACGACTACGTCACCAAACCGTTCTCGCCGAAAGAGCTGATGGCGCGCATCAAGGCGGTGTTGCGCCGCCGTGCTCCGCAGTTGACCGAAGACGTGGTCGCGATCAACGGTCTGAAGCTCGATCCGGCAACCCACCGTGTGGCCGCGCATGCCGAAGGCAGCGAGATCAAGCTCGATCTCGGCCCGACCGAATTCCGTCTGCTGCATTTCTTCATGACGCATCCGGAGCGCGTGCACAGCCGCACGCAATTGCTCGATCAGGTGTGGGGCGATCACGTATTCGTCGAAGAGCGTACGGTCGATGTGCATATCAAGCGTCTGCGCGCAGCGCTTAAGCCGGCCGGCTGCGATGCTATGATTGAGACGGTACGCGGCAGCGGCTACCGGCTCGCGAAGAGCGCCTGA
- the ppx gene encoding exopolyphosphatase codes for MVSLNSAAGQKASRASNGHPAPNASTAAALARMESAYSMVTTPQLLAAVDLGSNSFRLIVGRVEETDAGSQIYQVDALREPVRLAAGLSRDKMLDRASQVRGWDALKRFGERLRDFHPDHVRAVATNTLRIAKNAGEFLGEAQAALGFPIEVIAGREEARLIYAGAAHSVPASPGKRLVVDIGGGSTEFIIGSHYTPIKMESLYIGCVSHSRAFFPAGNVDEYTMRQAELAAGREIQIISAEYKKTGWEQAIGSSGTARALAELVEANGFNDAGITHGISRGGLERLKRALIKAENVNRLKLVALKGDRIPVLAGGLSIMIAVFDELGVEYVDTTDGALRLGVLYDLLGRSQHEDMRTVTVEGFMRRYGVDRAQAGRIGELAVRFYDQFAEPDEERRAENRMFLGWAAALHEIGLSISHSAYHKHSAYIASNADMPGFSRTDQARLAALVLGHAGKLGKLSQTREVEWPLLFCLRLAALLCRRRADVGLPGISVAQVNNGYEARLPNEWVGNNPLTDYSLIQEAAEWEKVGIPYRVVYTDD; via the coding sequence ATGGTGTCTTTGAACAGCGCGGCCGGCCAGAAGGCGTCCAGGGCGTCGAATGGACATCCGGCTCCCAATGCATCCACCGCCGCCGCGCTTGCGCGCATGGAGTCCGCTTACTCGATGGTCACTACGCCACAACTCCTCGCTGCCGTCGATCTCGGCTCGAACAGCTTCCGGCTGATCGTCGGCCGGGTCGAGGAAACCGACGCGGGCAGCCAGATTTATCAGGTCGACGCCTTGCGCGAACCGGTCCGTCTTGCCGCTGGCCTGTCGCGCGACAAGATGCTCGACCGCGCTTCGCAGGTGCGCGGCTGGGACGCGCTCAAGCGCTTTGGCGAGCGTCTGCGCGACTTTCATCCCGATCACGTCCGCGCGGTCGCCACCAATACGCTGCGCATCGCCAAGAACGCCGGCGAATTTCTCGGCGAGGCGCAAGCCGCGCTCGGCTTCCCGATCGAAGTGATCGCCGGACGTGAAGAAGCGCGCCTGATCTATGCAGGGGCCGCACACTCCGTGCCCGCGAGTCCCGGCAAACGCCTCGTGGTCGATATCGGCGGCGGCTCGACGGAATTCATCATCGGTTCGCACTACACGCCGATCAAGATGGAGAGCCTGTATATCGGCTGCGTGAGCCATAGCCGTGCATTTTTCCCGGCCGGCAATGTCGACGAATACACCATGCGCCAGGCCGAGCTTGCCGCGGGGCGCGAAATCCAGATCATTTCCGCCGAGTACAAGAAAACCGGCTGGGAGCAGGCGATCGGCTCGTCGGGCACGGCGCGCGCGCTCGCTGAACTGGTCGAGGCGAACGGCTTCAACGACGCGGGCATCACGCACGGCATTTCGCGCGGTGGGCTCGAACGGCTCAAACGCGCGCTGATCAAGGCGGAGAACGTCAATCGGCTGAAGCTCGTCGCGCTGAAGGGCGATCGCATTCCGGTGCTGGCCGGTGGCCTGTCGATCATGATCGCGGTGTTCGACGAACTGGGCGTCGAATACGTCGACACCACGGACGGCGCGCTGCGTCTGGGCGTGCTGTACGACCTGCTGGGCCGCTCGCAACACGAAGACATGCGCACGGTGACGGTGGAGGGCTTCATGCGCCGCTATGGCGTGGATCGGGCGCAGGCGGGGCGTATCGGCGAACTCGCGGTGCGCTTTTACGATCAGTTCGCGGAACCCGACGAGGAGCGCCGTGCGGAAAACCGCATGTTTCTCGGCTGGGCGGCAGCGTTGCACGAAATTGGTCTGTCCATCTCGCATAGCGCGTATCACAAGCATTCGGCCTACATTGCCAGCAACGCGGATATGCCAGGCTTTTCGCGCACCGACCAGGCGCGGCTCGCCGCGCTCGTGCTCGGCCATGCGGGCAAACTCGGCAAGCTCTCGCAAACGCGCGAAGTGGAGTGGCCGCTATTGTTCTGCCTGCGACTCGCGGCGCTGCTGTGCCGTCGGCGTGCCGATGTCGGCTTGCCGGGAATTTCGGTGGCACAGGTCAACAATGGTTATGAGGCGCGTTTGCCGAACGAGTGGGTGGGCAACAATCCGCTTACCGACTACAGCCTGATTCAGGAGGCCGCGGAGTGGGAAAAGGTTGGCATTCCGTATCGTGTGGTCTATACGGACGATTGA
- the phoU gene encoding phosphate signaling complex protein PhoU has product MSDKHLSSQFDADLNLVSSKVLEMGGLVESQIVKAMQALNDFDLDVAEQVIAAEERLNAMEIEIDEECSNIIARRQPAARDLRLLIAISKTITNLERAGDEAEKIAKRTKRLMEDGASRTINIAEIKLSGEMAVSILRRALDAFARLDTVAAAQIVRDDKAIDEEFRAFVRKLISYMTEDPRSISVGLDFLFIAKAIERIGDHSKNIAEFIIYIVKGTDVRHKSRDALEREALS; this is encoded by the coding sequence ATGTCCGACAAACACCTGTCCAGCCAGTTCGACGCCGACCTGAATCTGGTTTCCTCCAAGGTGCTCGAAATGGGCGGCCTGGTCGAATCGCAGATCGTCAAGGCCATGCAGGCGCTCAACGATTTCGATCTCGACGTCGCCGAACAGGTGATCGCCGCGGAAGAACGCCTGAACGCAATGGAAATTGAAATCGACGAAGAGTGCAGCAACATCATCGCGCGCCGTCAGCCGGCCGCGCGTGACCTGCGCCTCCTGATCGCGATTTCGAAGACCATCACGAATCTCGAGCGTGCCGGCGACGAGGCCGAAAAGATCGCCAAGCGCACCAAGCGTTTGATGGAAGACGGCGCTTCGCGCACCATCAACATCGCGGAAATCAAGCTGTCGGGCGAAATGGCGGTGTCGATTCTGCGCCGCGCGCTGGACGCGTTCGCGCGCCTCGACACGGTCGCCGCCGCGCAGATCGTGCGCGACGATAAGGCAATCGACGAAGAGTTCCGCGCTTTCGTGCGCAAGCTGATCTCGTACATGACGGAAGATCCGCGTTCGATCTCGGTGGGCCTCGACTTTCTGTTCATCGCCAAGGCGATCGAGCGGATCGGCGACCATTCGAAGAATATCGCGGAGTTCATCATTTACATCGTCAAGGGTACGGACGTGCGGCACAAGTCACGCGACGCGCTCGAACGCGAAGCACTCAGTTAA
- the pstA gene encoding phosphate ABC transporter permease PstA, giving the protein MSQPTLNMPGSTDAAALEAMRVRLQGRRRMKNAVALTLSLAAMAFGLVWLIWILYTTLRLGVGGLSVELFTQSTPPPNTDGGGLANAIVGSLMLVGLATFVGTPIGILAGVYLAEYGQRGWLASFTRFINDILLSAPSIVVGLFVYALVVAKMGHFSGWAGVFALALLQIPIVIRTTENMLKLVPNALREAAFALGTPKWKMVLSITLKASIAGIVTGVLLGVARIAGETAPLLFTALSNQFFSLNMDQPVANLPVTIYKFAMSPFAQWQSLAWAGVFLITLAVLGLNILARTIFTNK; this is encoded by the coding sequence CGTACGTCTGCAAGGCCGCCGCCGCATGAAGAATGCGGTCGCGCTGACCTTGTCGCTCGCCGCGATGGCGTTTGGTCTGGTGTGGCTGATCTGGATTCTGTACACGACCTTGCGCCTCGGCGTGGGCGGTTTGTCCGTCGAACTGTTCACGCAATCGACGCCGCCGCCGAACACCGACGGCGGTGGCCTCGCCAATGCGATCGTCGGCAGTCTGATGCTGGTTGGGCTCGCCACGTTCGTCGGCACGCCGATCGGCATTCTGGCCGGCGTGTATCTCGCCGAATACGGCCAGAGGGGTTGGCTCGCGAGCTTCACGCGGTTTATCAACGACATTCTGCTGTCGGCGCCTTCGATCGTAGTTGGTCTCTTCGTGTACGCACTGGTTGTCGCGAAGATGGGCCACTTCAGCGGCTGGGCCGGCGTGTTCGCGCTTGCGTTGCTGCAGATTCCGATCGTGATCCGCACCACGGAAAACATGCTGAAACTGGTGCCGAACGCGTTGCGTGAGGCAGCCTTCGCACTCGGCACGCCGAAGTGGAAGATGGTGCTGTCGATCACGCTGAAGGCTTCGATCGCGGGTATCGTCACCGGCGTGTTGCTCGGCGTGGCGCGTATCGCGGGTGAAACCGCGCCGCTGCTCTTCACGGCGCTGTCGAACCAGTTCTTCTCGCTGAACATGGACCAGCCGGTCGCGAACCTGCCGGTCACGATCTACAAGTTTGCGATGAGCCCGTTCGCGCAGTGGCAATCGCTCGCGTGGGCCGGCGTCTTCCTGATCACGCTCGCGGTGCTGGGACTGAACATCCTCGCGCGCACGATCTTCACGAACAAGTAA
- the pstB gene encoding phosphate ABC transporter ATP-binding protein PstB, with protein MNMAETQLNPIARPTAPAGFDPAQSGQSQAPSRPKIEINDLNFFYGKYHALKNINLQIPEGKVTAFIGPSGCGKSTLLRTLNKMYALYPEQRAEGEILMDGENLLTTKRDISLLRARIGMVFQKPTPFPMSIYDNIAFGVKMFETLPRSEMDDRVEWALTKAALWNEVKDKLGQSGYGLSGGQQQRLCIARGIAIRPEVLLLDEPCSALDPISTGRIEELIAELKSDYTVVIVTHNMQQAARCSDYTAYMYLGELIEFGDTEKIFIKPVRKETEDYITGRFG; from the coding sequence ATGAATATGGCAGAAACTCAACTCAATCCGATCGCGCGTCCCACCGCGCCCGCCGGTTTCGACCCCGCCCAGAGCGGTCAATCGCAAGCGCCGTCGCGCCCGAAGATCGAGATCAACGACCTGAATTTCTTCTACGGCAAGTATCACGCGCTGAAGAACATCAACCTGCAGATTCCCGAAGGCAAGGTGACCGCCTTCATCGGTCCGTCGGGCTGCGGCAAGTCCACGTTGTTGCGCACACTCAACAAGATGTACGCGCTCTATCCGGAGCAGCGCGCCGAAGGCGAGATCCTGATGGACGGCGAAAACCTGCTGACCACCAAGCGCGATATTTCGCTCTTGCGCGCACGGATCGGCATGGTGTTCCAGAAGCCGACGCCGTTTCCGATGTCGATCTACGACAACATCGCGTTCGGCGTGAAGATGTTCGAGACGCTGCCGCGCTCGGAAATGGACGACCGTGTGGAGTGGGCGCTGACCAAGGCCGCGTTGTGGAATGAAGTGAAGGACAAGCTCGGCCAGAGCGGCTACGGTCTGTCGGGCGGCCAGCAGCAGCGTCTGTGCATTGCGCGCGGAATCGCGATCCGTCCGGAAGTGCTGCTGCTCGACGAGCCGTGTTCGGCGCTGGACCCGATTTCCACGGGCCGTATCGAAGAGCTGATCGCCGAACTGAAGAGCGATTACACGGTGGTGATCGTCACGCACAACATGCAACAGGCGGCACGCTGTTCGGACTACACTGCCTATATGTACCTCGGCGAGTTGATCGAATTCGGCGACACCGAAAAGATCTTCATCAAGCCGGTCCGCAAGGAAACCGAGGATTACATCACTGGCCGCTTCGGCTAA